ATCTGGGATCTCCTTCAATCGAAGGAGCGGGTTACCTATCTCGGCAAGCACTACGAGCTGATCGATGCGCCCTTCGAACCGAAGTCGTCCCAGGGGAAGTTGCCGGTGCTGATCGGTGGCACCAAACCGCGCATGATGCGGTTGGTGGCCAAGTATGCCGACATCTGGAACTCGGTCGGCGACCTGGACGAAGCGGGGACTGCCAGCAAGAACCTGGACAAAGCCTGTCTCGAGATCGGGCGCGATCCGGCGACGATCGTGCGTTCGGTCAGCCCGGCGCGAGTCTTCCTGGAATCGCCAGCGAAGTTCGAAGAGCACTTTCATGCCTATCGGGCGCTGGGGTTCACCGACTTCCGCCTGCCCTGGCCGCGTAATCCGGGGCAGAAGGAGGTCTTCGACGAGGTAGTGGTCGATCTGCTGCCCA
This DNA window, taken from Thermomicrobiales bacterium, encodes the following:
- a CDS encoding LLM class flavin-dependent oxidoreductase, which codes for MTHPIRFGIVCGQRASFAELSYRIVTTEQTGWDSFDVVDHFYGLFDVREPTHEAYTMLAALAPQTNRVRLGVMVAGNTYRNPVFLLKQAMTVDEISGGRVTFGVGAGWTRREHEAYSWELYDPKTRVDRFEEALEIWDLLQSKERVTYLGKHYELIDAPFEPKSSQGKLPVLIGGTKPRMMRLVAKYADIWNSVGDLDEAGTASKNLDKACLEIGRDPATIVRSVSPARVFLESPAKFEEHFHAYRALGFTDFRLPWPRNPGQKEVFDEVVVDLLPKLRQAS